CGTATTTGAATATAAAAACCGTCGTACCGGTGAGAAACAAGACATTCCATTTGATGAAATCGTGCCATTTTTAGTTAAGGCAGCAAAGGGTTAGTTAATCGCACTACGATTATAATATCTTAAAATATAATATCTTAAAATCGCACCTATTTAGGTGCGTTTTTTATTGAGGTGAACAATCTTTACTCGATGCTTTTGATATAAATATCAACTTCAAAACCTTGATTAAGCCCTGAAACAATTTCAATCCGACCACCCAATTTCTGCGTCACCAAGTTATGTACAATAGACATGCCTAAACCCGTACCACCAATATTGCGTGCTGTAGTAAAAAAGGGTTCAAATATCTTACTTTTAACGTTTTCACTTAATCCTATCCCATTGTCTTTATAAAACATTTTAATTTCATCAGCGCATATTTCGGCGCCTAATAAAATCCTTTTTTGGCCAATAAAGTCACTGGGGAAAGCATGTCTAAAGCAATTAGAAACAAGATTAGTAAAAATTTGTGCAATCGCACCAGGATAAGAATGAATATACAGTTCAGGGCTTATTTGAATATCCAGTTGAATACCTTGTTTACGCGTCAATGGTCTTAATGGCGATGAGATTTGGGCTAAATACTCGGTTAAATTGACGTATTCTTTTTCGAGGATCAATTGATCTGCGGCGGTGCGTTTAAAGTTATGCACCAGCTCTGCTGCTCGCGATAAATTACGTTCAATAAGATACAGTCCATCGGTTAATGTCTCGATAAACTCTTCAAAGTCTTGTTGAGAAAGATCGCTTGCAACAAAGCGTTTTTTAATTTTATTAAGCTCATCTATACAATGACTTGTAGACGTAACAGAGATACCGAGTGGAGTATTAACTTCATGCGCGACGCCCGCAACAAGATTACCCAACGCAGCTAGCTTTTCATTTTCAATTAACATCGCTTGAGTTGACTGTAAATCGTTAATCGCTTTTTTCAGTTCTGCAGTTCTGTTATCCACTTCAGACTCTAACGCAGTATTAATCGTTTCCAGTTTTATTTGATAAGCTTTGACTTTTTTAGCATTGACCGCCCGTCCGTACAAATCAGCTAAAGAACTCACAAATGCTTGCTCGTCGTGGCTCCAATGCCTCTGCCCTCCTTTATATTCACAGCAGATAATCCCAATCATCTTACCGGCATGCCTAATAGGGCTATCCAGCATGGCGGTTATTGCATTAGGACGTAAATAAATATCGGCGAACTCACATGTCGCAGCATCGGTAATAGCATCACTAGCAGCAATAATTCTTTCGGTATCAAGGGCATTAAAATAACTAGGGAACTGAGAACGGGTTAAAGTAATATTATTTAGCTTAGTTTGATTATCAATTAATATGAAACAATCAATTGACTGATTATCTTCAGTTAATAACCAAATACCGGCTCTACCAATATTAAGGCCACGACATACAGATTTAATGATCAATTTAGATGCTAGATCTAAATCACCTAAATCAATTAATTCAGATTGGCTAACTTCTAACAACACACGTTCAAGAATTGGATTCATATTGGATAATTTTCATTTATTAATCGATCGATTAATCTGGCATTTGCTGCTGAATCGCTACAAATTGACTCAATAATACCAAACTGGCAGTACACATTTCAGGGTCAAATTGTTTACCTGACTGCTCGATTAAATAGTCTTTTACGTTTTCCTCAGTCCAAGCCTCTTTGTAACTGCGTTTTGAAAGCAAGGCATCAATCACATCGACGATGGCCATTATACGACCTTCAACCGGTATTGCATTCCCCACTAATCCACGAGGATAGCCATTACCGTCCCAACGTTCATGATGAGTGTAAGCTATACGCCCACCCATTTTGGCAATAATACGATTCGATGCCGCAAGTAAGTTGTAACCTTTTTCAGCATGGGTTTTCATGATCTCCCATTCTTCAGCGGTCAATTTTCCTGGTTTGTGTAAAATACTTTCTGGAATACCAATTTTACCCACATCATGCAAAGGGGCGGCATAACGCATCGTTTCAACAAAATCATCACTCATACCAATATATGCAGCCAACATTTCACTCATAACAGCCACTCGCCTAACATGAGCACCGGTTTCTTTACTGCGTTGCTCAATTGCATCGCCAATAATGAGAATCAGCTCACGCTGAGTTTGTTGGACATTTTCTTTGCTGGAAAGGTTTTCAAAGGTCAAACTGACATTCGCAGCAAATAACTCGAGAATCCTCACTTGCAGTGTTGTTAATGCAGTATCGTGCTGAAGATATAAAATACTGGTGACGTCTCGGCCAAACTTATAAAAGCCTACATAAATATTGTCGTGAACTATCGACTTACCAAGGCTAATAGCTTCAATAATATACTCTTTAACTTCACCCGGTAATGATTCGACATTGTCAATTTCACGATAACTGACCATATCGCCAGTGGCAGCCAGTAAATTCATGTGAGTATCTTGGTATAGATCTTCACGAAAACTAGTTAAATAGAGTGCAGAATTATTTAGATTCAGTAACTGTAATGTTTGCTCAAGTACGGCGCTACCAAAATTATGCAGTGTATTGCTTAATAATACTGAAGAAGAGGCTTCAATCACTTTCTCCATACCGCGTTGGCTTTGTTCAATGGTTTTAATGTCACGATATGAGCGCAAAGAAGTATAAACACATGATTTTAGCTTAGTGGCAGTTAATTCCGTTTTAGCCTTGTAATCATTAATATCAAACTCTCTAATCACCCTTTCTTCCGGAGCACAACCAGGCTGCCCCGTTCTAAGAATAATCCGTGTGCTGTGATTGTGTAATTCATTACGAATACGTTCAACTAAATCAAGACCAGCTTGATCGTTTTCCATTACCACATCAATGAATGCAAGCGCGATGTCTGGCTCGTCACGTAATAAGGCAAACCCTTCTTCAGCACTAAAACTGGAATAGAAAGCGAGCTTTTTACCGTCAAGTTCGAAATGGCTCAATGCAAATTTGGTTACATCATGGATACCTAACTCGTCATCAATAATGGCAATTTTCCATGGCGCAAGTAGTGTTACTTTACTTGCAGCATCATCAAGCGGTATTGCCGATTTTTTTTTAAAAAAAGCCACATGTCATCCTTAAAGTTGAATATAAACCGAATAATGTAGATAAAAACATGGTAATCGAAAAATAAATATACAACCTATGATGACCTTATTGATTAGTTATCGCACTTTGAATCATTAAAAACTATACGAATAAAATAACACTGTAGATCTCATCATTACTTTAGATATCTTGCTGTGCAATGGCACTCATGGTCAACTTTTATTTATTCATTTTGATAGGTTAGCATCAACAGTAGACAGCACTAAATTGATGCATAGGCAATAAATAGCATAGTCGACTTATTGGTAACTGGTGTATAACTTAAAAAGAATCCATACTAGAATTAAGCATAATTAACAGATCAAAGGATAGAGATTGTCAGTATCAACAGCATTGGTTTTAGGTGGTGGTGGCGCCAGAGCCGCTTATCAAATAGGCGTATTAAAAGCACTAGTGCAATTTTATCCCCGCAACCATAATGTCCCATTTGATATTATTTGTGGAACATCTGCAGGCGCTATTAACGCAGTATCGCTGGCAACCCACGCATCTTGCTTTCATTTAGCCATAAAAAAACTTGATTGGGTGTGGCGTCATTTTGAAACCCATAAAGTCTACCGCGCTTCCATACCTCAAGTGTTGAGACATTTAGGACGAATGGCAATTAAGGGCTTACAAGATGACAGAGTGAGCACTGATGCTGCCAGCCTTCTTGATAATCAGCCCTTACGAGAGTTGCTAAATAATCTTATTGATTTTAAAAGAATTGACCGCAATATCGGTAATAATGCACTTAAAGCAATCAGTATCGACGCCTCGTGCTACAACAATTCACGCTCATATAGTTTTTATCAAGGCAATGAACATATTGAAGATTGGCAACGAGCAAGACGAGTCGGTATACGTAGTTTATTAAATACCGAACACTTACTCGCAAGCTCCGCTATTCCAATGGTGTTTCCATCGATCAAGCTTAATCAAGCTTATTATGGTGATGGTTCTGTACATCAATTGTCGCCATTATCCAGTCCGATCCATCTTGGTGCTAATAAAATATTTGTGATTAACTTAGACAGTCCACACAA
This region of Shewanella livingstonensis genomic DNA includes:
- a CDS encoding DUF3369 domain-containing protein, coding for MAFFKKKSAIPLDDAASKVTLLAPWKIAIIDDELGIHDVTKFALSHFELDGKKLAFYSSFSAEEGFALLRDEPDIALAFIDVVMENDQAGLDLVERIRNELHNHSTRIILRTGQPGCAPEERVIREFDINDYKAKTELTATKLKSCVYTSLRSYRDIKTIEQSQRGMEKVIEASSSVLLSNTLHNFGSAVLEQTLQLLNLNNSALYLTSFREDLYQDTHMNLLAATGDMVSYREIDNVESLPGEVKEYIIEAISLGKSIVHDNIYVGFYKFGRDVTSILYLQHDTALTTLQVRILELFAANVSLTFENLSSKENVQQTQRELILIIGDAIEQRSKETGAHVRRVAVMSEMLAAYIGMSDDFVETMRYAAPLHDVGKIGIPESILHKPGKLTAEEWEIMKTHAEKGYNLLAASNRIIAKMGGRIAYTHHERWDGNGYPRGLVGNAIPVEGRIMAIVDVIDALLSKRSYKEAWTEENVKDYLIEQSGKQFDPEMCTASLVLLSQFVAIQQQMPD
- a CDS encoding sensor histidine kinase, whose translation is MNPILERVLLEVSQSELIDLGDLDLASKLIIKSVCRGLNIGRAGIWLLTEDNQSIDCFILIDNQTKLNNITLTRSQFPSYFNALDTERIIAASDAITDAATCEFADIYLRPNAITAMLDSPIRHAGKMIGIICCEYKGGQRHWSHDEQAFVSSLADLYGRAVNAKKVKAYQIKLETINTALESEVDNRTAELKKAINDLQSTQAMLIENEKLAALGNLVAGVAHEVNTPLGISVTSTSHCIDELNKIKKRFVASDLSQQDFEEFIETLTDGLYLIERNLSRAAELVHNFKRTAADQLILEKEYVNLTEYLAQISSPLRPLTRKQGIQLDIQISPELYIHSYPGAIAQIFTNLVSNCFRHAFPSDFIGQKRILLGAEICADEIKMFYKDNGIGLSENVKSKIFEPFFTTARNIGGTGLGMSIVHNLVTQKLGGRIEIVSGLNQGFEVDIYIKSIE
- a CDS encoding patatin-like phospholipase family protein; translation: MSVSTALVLGGGGARAAYQIGVLKALVQFYPRNHNVPFDIICGTSAGAINAVSLATHASCFHLAIKKLDWVWRHFETHKVYRASIPQVLRHLGRMAIKGLQDDRVSTDAASLLDNQPLRELLNNLIDFKRIDRNIGNNALKAISIDASCYNNSRSYSFYQGNEHIEDWQRARRVGIRSLLNTEHLLASSAIPMVFPSIKLNQAYYGDGSVHQLSPLSSPIHLGANKIFVINLDSPHKQFPIEFEYHPKTATIAGHLLDTIFSDTLNSDLERLQRINDTLSRISATDQETLNLRHIETLVIKPSQDLSRIAERFYDDMPFAIKTLLKFFGINRQSDSSIVSYLLFQKSYTTTLIDLGYQDAMDRIDEIKQFFDIPTKV